One Solanum lycopersicum chromosome 4, SLM_r2.1 DNA window includes the following coding sequences:
- the LOC544144 gene encoding pre-pro-cysteine proteinase precursor (The RefSeq protein has 7 substitutions compared to this genomic sequence) — protein MDRLFLLSFLAFALFSSAIAFSDDDPLIRQVVSGNDDNHMLNAEHHFSLFKAKFGKIYASQEEHDHRLKVFKANLHRAKRHQLLDPSAEHGITQFSDLTPSEFRRTYLGLNKPRPNLNAEKAPILPTKDLPSDFDWREKGAVTDVKNQGSCGSCWSFSTTGAVEGAHFLATGELVSLSEQQLVDCDHECDPVEKNDCDAGCNGGLMTTAFEYTLKAGGLQLEKDYPYTGRNGKCHFDKSRIAASVSNFSVVGLDEDQIAANLLKHGPLAVGINAAWMQTYVRGVSCPLICFKRQDHGVLLVGYGSEGFAPIRLKNKPYWIIKNSWGKTWGEHGYYKICRGHNICGVDAMVSTVTATHTTNPNL, from the exons ATGGATCGTCTTTTTCTCTTATCTTTTATCGCTTTCGCTCTTTTCTCGTCGGCGATTGCTTTCTCCGACGACGATCCGTTGATCCGGCAAGTTGTATCGGAAAACGATGACAACCATATGTTAAACGCCGAGCATCACTTTTCACTTTTTAAGGCTAAGTTTGGAAAGATCTATGCTTCTCAGGAGGAACATGACCATAGATTGAAGGTATTCAAGGCTAATCTTCGCCGTGCGAAGCGTCACCAGCTCCTTGACCCATCCGCTGAGCACGGTATTACGCAGTTCTCCGATTTGACTCCGTCGGAGTTTCGCCGGACTTACCTTGGACTTAACAAGCCCCGACCTAATCTTAATGCCGAGAAAGCTCCAATCCTCCCGACTAAAGATCTTCCAGCTGATTTTGACTGGCGTGAGAAAGGAGCCGTCACCGATGTTAAAAATCAG GGCTCATGTGGATCATGCTGGTCATTCAGTACGACTGGAGCAGTGGAGGGAGCTCACTTTTTAGCGACCGGAGAGCTTGTGAGCCTTAGTGAACAGCAGCTTGTGGATTGTGACCATGAG TGTGACCCGGTGGAAAAAAATGATTGTGATGCAGGTTGCAACGGTGGTCTTATGACTACTGCCTTTGAGTATACCCTTAAGGCTGGAGGTCTCCAACTGGAGAAAGACTATCCTTACACTGGCAGGGATGGCAAATGCCACTTTGACAAGAGCAGAATTGCTGCCTCTGTATCCAACTTCAGTGTTGTTGGTCTTGATGAAGACCAAATTGCTGCTAACCTGCTGAAACATGGTCCTCTTGCAG TGGGGATCAATGCTGCTTGGATGCAGACATATGTTAGAGGAGTTTCATGCCCATTAATTTGCCTCAAGCGTCAGGATCATGGTGTCCTCCTAGTCGGTTATGGTTCTGAAGGTTTTGCACCTATCCGTCTCAAGAATAAGCCTTACTGGATCATCAAGAATTCTTGGGGAAAGAATTGGGGAGAACACGGATATTACAAGATCTGCAGGGGTCACAATATCTGTGGAGTTGATGCCATGGTCTCTACTGTGACTGCCACACATACTACTAATCCTAATCTTTAA
- the LOC101250986 gene encoding protein EXPRESSION OF TERPENOIDS 1-like, with translation MSGFFTLGGGGGGGGNKNQQQQQQEQDQLATNSLLLFKDDEIYNKGFELWQQYYQLHQQRAHPPHHQAQDVDFSVGVGPSCNRRIISTGSSSSSGGNNNIVGGGTDDHHHHQNISNHYTNSSSYRSSSGFRVMRPSSGSGSGGAGGGINCQDCGNQAKKDCSHLRCRTCCKSRGFQCNTHVKSTWVPAAKRRERLQQLTAIQQHQQNQQQQTQLLSLRADHHSNIPKRPRENPSSSSLACTRIPNISSGLELGGHFPSEVSSQAVFRCVKVSAIDDADDQYAYHTAVNIGGHLFKGILYDQGVEGRYSGGVGGGGESSSGSGAAQQALNFITGATTSTTTAVATTSHQHQPAVTMYDPSVYPTPITAFLAGTQFFPPPRP, from the exons ATGTCTGGATTCTTCACACTAGGAGGTGGTGGAGGTGGAGGTGGAAATAagaaccaacaacaacaacaacaagagcaAGATCAATTAGCTACAAATAGCTTACTCCTTTTCAAAGACGACGAGATCTACAATAAGGGTTTCGAGTTATGGCAGCAGTACTATCAGTTGCATCAACAACGAGCACATCCTCCTCATCATCAAGCACAAGATGTGGATTTCTCAGTTGGTGTGGGGCCCAGTTGTAACAGAAGAATCATCAGTACTGGTAGCAGTAGTAGTAGTGGTGGTAACAATAACATTGTCGGTGGTGGTACTgatgatcatcatcatcatcaaaatattTCTAACCATTATActaattcttcttcttatagATCATCATCAGGGTTTCGCGTTATGCGTCCCAGTAGTGGTAGTGGTAGTGGTGGAGCTGGTGGAGGAATTAACTGTCAAGATTGTGGAAATCAAGCTAAAAAAGACTGTTCACATTTGAGGTGCCGGACTTGCTGTAAGAGCAGAGGATTTCAATGTAATACACACGTTAAAAGTACCTGGGTACCTGCTGCTAAAAGACGTGAACGGTTGCAACAACTTACTGCTatacaacaacaccaacaaaatcaacaacaacaaactcaaCTTCTTAGCTTGAGAGCTGATCATCACTCTAATATCCCAAAAAGGCCAAGAGAAAACCCATCTTCCTCCTCTCTTGCTTGTACTCGAATACCCAACATCTCATCAG GGTTAGAGTTAGGTGGTCATTTTCCATCAGAAGTGAGTTCTCAAGCTGTTTTTCGATGCGTAAAAGTGAGTGCAATCGACGATGCAGATGATCAATACGCTTATCATACGGCTGTGAATATTGGTGGACATTTATTCAAAGGAATTCTGTATGATCAAGGAGTAGAAGGTCGATATAGTGGTGGCgttggtggtggtggagagAGTTCATCTGGTAGTGGCGCCGCTCAACAAGCACTGAATTTTATAACCGGCGCCACTACATCCACCACCACAGCAGTCGCCACCACTAGTCACCAACATCAACCAGCTGTGACAATGTATGATCCTTCAGTGTATCCAACTCCTATTACTGCTTTCCTGGCCGGTACGCAATTCTTTCCACCTCCCCGGCCTTAA
- the LOC101251283 gene encoding coatomer subunit alpha-1: MLTKFETKSNRVKGLSFHSKRPWILASLHSGVIQLWDYRMGTLIDRFDEHDGPVRGVHFHKSQPLFVSGGDDYKIKVWNYKLHRCLFTLLGHLDYIRTVQFHHEYPWIVSASDDQTIRIWNWQSRTCISVLTGHNHYVMCALFHPKEDLVVSASLDQTVRVWDIGALRKKTVSPADDILRLSQMNTDFFGGVDAVVKYVLEGHDRGVNWASFHPTLPLIVSGADDRQVKIWRMNDTKAWEVDTLRGHMNNVSCVLFHSRQDIIVSNSEDKSIRVWDATKRTGLQTFRREHDRFWILAAHPEMNLLAAGHDSGMIVFKLERERPAFSVSGDSLFYVKDRFLRVYEYSTQKENQLIPIRRPGSNSLNQGPRTLSYSPTENAILICSDVDGGSYELYIIPKDTYGRGDTVQDAKRGTGGSAVFVARNRFAVLEKSTNQVLVKNLKNEIVKKSPLPTATDAIFYAGTGNLLCRAEDRVVIFDLQQRIVLGELQTPFIRYVVWSSDMESVALLSKHSIVIADKKLVHRCTLHETIRVKSGAWDDNGVFIYTTLTHIKYCLPNGDSGIIKTLDVPVYISKIYGNTIFCLDRDGKNRPIIIDSTEYIFKLALLRKRYDQVMSMIRNSELCGQAMIAYLQQKGFPEVALHFVKDELTRFNLALESGNIEIALESAKKLDEKDHWYRLGVEALRQGNAGIVEYAYQKTKNFERLSFLYLITGNLDKLSKMMKIAEVKNEVMGQFHDALYLGNVRERVKILEEAGHLPLAYITANVHGLKDTAEHLAEKLGDNVPSLPKDKKASLLQPPTPILGGGDWPLLMVTKGIFEGGLDSTVRGGHEEYEEAADADWGESLDIGEVENLQNGDISMVLDDEEGKEENDEEGGWDLEDLDLPPDTDTPKTASNARSSVFVTPNPGMPVSQIWVQKSSLAAEHAAAGNFDTAMRLLSRQLGIKNFSPLKQLFADLHMGSHTYLRAFSSAPVISLAIERGWSESASPNVRGPPALIFNFSQLEEKLKTAYRATTSGKFSDALRLFLSILHTIPLIVVESRREVDEVKELIVIVKEYVLGLQMEVKRKESKDNPVRQQELAAYFTHCNLQLPHLRLALQNAMSICYKASNLSSAANFARRLLETNPTNESQAKTARQVLQAAEKNMRDATELNYDFRNPFVVCGATYVPIYRGQKDVTCPYCTTHFVPSQQGQLCTVCDLAVVGADASGLLCSPSQVR; this comes from the exons atgttgACGAAGTTTGAAACGAAGAGTAATCGAGTGAAAGGGCTCAGTTTTCATAGCAAAAGGCCATGGATCTTAGCTAGTCTTCATAGCGGTGTGATCCAGCTTTGGGATTACCGTATGGGAACTCTTATTGATCGATTTGATGAACATGATGGCCCTGTTCGTGGCGTTCATTTTCACAAGTCTCAGCCTCTTTTTGTATCAGGAG GAGATGACTATAAGATAAAGGTCTGGAATTATAAGCTGCATCGGTGCTTGTTTACGCTGCTTGGACATCTTGATTATATTCGCACTGTCCAATTTCATCATGAGTATCCCTGGATTGTCAGTGCAAGTGATGATCAGACAATCAGGATATGGAACTGGCAGTCTCGCACTTGTATTTCTGTCTTGACTGGACACAACCATTATGTGATGTGTGCCCTATTTCATCCCAAAGAGGACTTGGTTGTCTCTGCATCTTTGGATCAGACTGTTCGGGTCTGGGATATTGGTGCTCTAAGGAAGAAAACTGTTTCTCCTGCTGATGACATCTTGCGCTTGAGCCAGATGAATACAGACTTCTTTGGTGGAGTAGATGCTGTTGTGAAGTATGTCTTGGAGGGTCATGATCGAGGAGTTAACTGGGCTTCATTTCACCCTACATTGCCCCTAATTGTGTCTGGTGCGGATGATCGCCAGGTGAAAATCTGGCGGATGAATG ATACAAAGGCCTGGGAGGTGGACACATTGAGAGGCCATATGAACAATGTATCTTGTGTTTTGTTCCATTCAAGGCAAGATATTATTGTTTCCAATTCAGAGGATAAGAGCATTCGAGTGTGGGATGCTACAAAAAGGACTGGTCTCCAGACTTTCCGCAGGGAGCATGACAGATTTTGGATCCTTGCAGCTCATCCTGAGATGAATCTTCTAGCAGCTGGTCATGACAGTGGGATGATAGTGTTTAAGTTGGAGAGAGAACGCCCTGCTTTTTCTGTGAGCGGTGATTCTTTGTTTTATGTGAAGGATCGATTTCTCCGTGTGTACGAGTATTCAACTCAGAAGGAGAATCAGTTGATACCAATTAGAAGGCCTGGTTCAAACAGTCTGAACCAAGGTCCACGAACGCTTTCCTACAGTCCTACTGAGAATGCTATTTTGATCTGTTCGGACGTTGATGGGGGCTCCTATGAACTATACATTATACCTAAAGACACTTATGGTAGGGGTGATACTGTTCAAGATGCCAAAAGGGGAACTGGAGGATCAGCAGTTTTTGTTGCTCGGAACAGGTTTGCAGTGCTTGAGAAAAGCACCAACCAAGTCCTGGTCAAGAATCTGAAGAATGAAATTGTTAAGAAAAGCCCTCTGCCTACTGCTACTGATGCAATATTCTATGCTGGCACAGGAAACTTACTGTGCAGGGCAGAGGACAGAGTTGTTATCTTTGATCTGCAGCAGAGAATTGTTCTTGGAGAGCTGCAGACTCCTTTCATCAGGTATGTCGTTTGGTCGTCCGACATGGAAAGTGTTGCTTTGCTTAGCAAGCATTCCATTGTAATAGCTGACAAGAAGCTTGTGCACCGTTGTACTCTTCACGAGACAATTCGTGTCAAGAGTGGTGCCTGGGATGACAACGGGGTCTTCATTTATACCACACTTACCCACATCAAGTACTGTCTTCCCAATGGCGATAGTGGAATCATCAAAACCTTAGATGTTCCAGTCTACATTTCTAAGATATATGGGAACACTATTTTTTGCTTGGATCGAGATGGGAAGAACCGTCCTATTATTATTGATTCAACTGAATATATTTTCAAGCTGGCTTTGCTTAGAAAGAGATATGACCAGGTTATGAGTATGATAAGAAATTCCGAGCTTTGTGGTCAAGCCATGATTGCCTATTTGCAGCAGAAGGGTTTTCCTGAGGTTGCTCTTCATTTTGTCAAGGATGAGCTTACTCGTTTCAACTTAGCACTTGAAAGTGGGAACATTGAGATAGCTCTTGAATCTGCTAAGAAGCTTGATGAGAAGGATCATTGGTATAGGCTCGGGGTGGAGGCCCTTCGACAGGGTAATGCAGGTATTGTTGAATATGCCTACCAGAAGACGAAGAACTTTGAGAGGCTCTCTTTCCTTTATCTAATAACAGGAAACCTGGATAAGTTgtcaaaaatgatgaaaattgctGAGGTAAAAAATGAAGTTATGGGTCAATTCCACGATGCCTTGTACCTTGGTAATGTTCGTGAGCGTGTCAAGATTTTGGAGGAGGCTGGTCATCTTCCCCTTGCATACATCACAGCGAATGTTCATGGGCTGAAGGATACTGCTGAGCATCTTGCTGAAAAACTGGGTGATAATGTTCCATCATTGCCAAAGGATAAGAAAGCATCTCTCTTACAGCCCCCAACTCCCATTTTGGGTGGGGGAGACTGGCCTCTACTGATGGTCACAAAAGGTATATTTGAAGGTGGTTTGGATTCTACAGTCAGGGGCGGACATGAGGAGTACGAAGAGGCTGCAGATGCTGATTGGGGTGAGTCACTGGATATTGGTGAGGTGGAAAATCTGCAGAATGGGGATATCAGTATGGTGCTGGAtgatgaagaaggaaaagaagaaaatgatgaGGAAGGAGGATGGGATCTTGAGGATTTGGATCTGCCACCTGATACTGACACACCAAAGACTGCTTCCAATGCCCGCTCTTCTGTTTTTGTTACCCCAAACCCTGGCATGCCTGTCAGCCAGATTTGGGTCCAAAAATCATCTCTTGCTGCAGAACATGCAGCTGCTGGCAATTTCGATACTGCTATGCGTTTGCTGAGCCGACAACTAGGGATTAAGAACTTCTCTCCGTTAAAGCAATTGTTTGCTGATCTTCATATGGGAAGCCATACATATCTCCGTGCCTTCTCATCGGCACCAGTTATCTCTCTGGCAATTGAGAGAGGTTGGAGTGAGTCAGCTAGTCCCAATGTGCGGGGTCCACCTGCCCTCATCTTCAATTTCAGTCAGCTCgaagaaaaacttaaaactgCCTACAGAGCCACTACTTCTGGGAAATTCTCTGATGCTCTTAGATTATTCCTGAGCATTCTTCACACCATTCCTTTAATTGTGGTTGAGTCAAGACGAGAGGTGGATGAGGTCAAGGAATTGATTGTCATAGTGAAGGAGTACGTTTTAGGTTTGCAGATGGAGGTTAAGAGGAAGGAATCAAAAGACAACCCCGTTCGTCAGCAGGAGTTGGCTGCCTACTTCACACACTGTAATCTGCAGCTTCCACACCTGAGGCTCGCATTACAGAATGCTATGTCTATCTGCTATAAGGCAAGCAATCTCAGCTCAGCAGCCAACTTTGCTAGGAGACTGTTGGAGACAAATCCAACCAATGAAAGCCAAGCGAAAACAGCCCGCCAGGTTCTTCAAGCAGCTGAGAAAAATATGAGAGATGCTACAGAGTTGAATTATGACTTCAGAAATCCGTTTGTGGTCTGTGGCGCAACATATGTCCCTATTTACAGAGGGCAGAAGGATGTCACTTGCCCTTATTGTACTACTCATTTTGTTCCATCCCAGCAAGGACAGCTTTGTACTGTTTGTGATCTTGCAGTTGTAGGAGCAGATGCCTCTGGCTTGCTTTGCTCACCTTCACAGGTCAGATAA
- the LOC101246923 gene encoding S-type anion channel SLAH4-like, with amino-acid sequence MLMRITPILDEIIVTPNTHESENQNTIPDIDIAIDDSPLSSSENHSLRFLVFSMLTRIHAGYFRISLSLCWETLLWKTLLDPNNNETKFLHRVPQIIYRPILIFLWSFALLILVLLSLLYLLKCVFRFNLVKREFLHHVGVNYLFAPWISWLILLESYPFIIAPKHAVYKALWWVFAVPVLILDVKIYGQWFTKGKRFLTAVANPTSHLSVIGNLVGARAAAKMGWQEVSVCLFSLGMVHYLVLFVTLYQRLSGSDRLPAMLRPVFFLFSAAPSMASLAWASITGTFDTASKMFFYLSLFLFTSLVCRPSLFKKSMRKFNVAWWAYSYPVTLLALASTRYAKEVKGKVPHTIMLTLSSLSVLVIIALLLSTALYSKILLRDDDPSLKHSCLSETHSEY; translated from the exons ATGTTGATGAGAATCACCCCAATATTAGATGAAATAATCGTCACACCTAATACTCATGAGTCCGAAAACCAAAATACTATACCAGATATTGATATTGCTATCGATGATTCCCCTCTCAGTTCATCAGAAAATCATAGTCTACGATTCTTAGTATTTTCAATGCTAACGAGGATTCATGCAGGCTATTTTAGAATAAGCCTATCTTTGTGTTGGGAAACTTTGTTATGGAAAACACTTCTCGATCCAAATAATAACGAAACAAAATTCTTACATCGCGTCCCTCAAATAATCTATCgtcctattttaattttcttatggtCGTTTGCTTTATTGATTTTAGTTCTACTTTCTTTACTCTACCTCTTGAAATGCGTCTTTCGATTTAATTTAGTCAAAAGGGAGTTTCTACACCATGTTGGTGTAAATTACCTTTTTGCCCCTTGGATTTCTTGGCTTATTTTACTCGAATCCTACCCTTTTATTATAGCTCCAAAACACGCTGTTTACAAAGCTCTTTGGTGGGTTTTTGCTGTTCCGGTTTTAATTTTGGATGTGAAAATTTATGGACAATGGTTCACTAAGGGGAAAAGGTTCTTAACAGCCGTGGCTAACCCTACGAGCCATTTATCGGTCATTGGGAACTTAGTCGGGGCTCGAGCCGCGGCTAAAATGGGCTGGCAAGAGGTTTCCGTTTGCTTGTTTTCACTAGGCATGGTTCATTATTTGGTCCTTTTTGTTACGTTGTATCAGCGGCTATCGGGAAGTGACCGGCTACCGGCTATGTTACGGCccgttttcttcttgttctcgGCTGCTCCGAGTATGGCTAGCTTGGCTTGGGCATCAATAACCGGAACCTTTGATACGGCTTCGAAAATGTTCTTCTATCTCTCGTTGTTTCTCTTTACGTCACTG gtATGCAGGCCAAGTCTTTTCAAGAAATCAATGAGAAAATTCAATGTGGCATGGTGGGCATATTCATATCCAGTAACACTATTAGCATTGGCATCTACAAGATATGCAAAAGAGGTTAAAGGAAAAGTTCCACACACCATAATGCTAACTCTATCATCTCTCTCAGTTTTGGTCATCATTGCTTTATTGCTCTCCACTGCTCTTTACTCGAAAATCCTCTTACGTGACGATGATCCTTCTCTCAAGCATTCGTGTTTATCAGAGACGCATTCAGAATATTAA